ATCCGATGGAATCACGGCGGTCGGACTGGTTCCAGTTCAATCTTGGCCCGGACTGGCAGGACTATACGTTCGATTTCATGCCGCCGATCACGGATAATCCGCCCAATGTGGATCTACTGGCGATTTTCCCGGGCGTCGCCGGCGAGTCGCGGCAGATGGATCTGGCCGCGTTAAACATCGAAGTGCTTGTCCCGGAGACATAGGCGTCAAGGCAGATGGCTTTGACCGTTAGGGGCGGCCCCGAACCAGGCGGTCCGCTTCCGCCGCCATGCCGACAATATGGTAGAGCGTGCTGACCGGGATTGTGTCCGATAGCACCGCGTCGCACGCATTGAGCTGATCATTCCACAGGCCGTCCCCACGCAGGAAAGTGCCGAACATAGCATCGATCGACGCGGCGGCCATGCCGGCGGCCCCGGCCCATCCCGCATCCGCCATGGCCAGATGCGCCTTGACAGCTTCGGTCTGAACCCAGAGGCGCGTCGTCTGACGGTCGATCGTCCCGTCGCGCTGTTCCGCATCGTAAAGCCGGCCCAGACGCTGCCGGAAGGCCCGGTCATAGAGGGACAGCCGCGCGCAGCGGCGATCCGTCCCCGTCGCCGCTTCGTAGCGGCGCAACAGCCAGACCCATTCCACCGCATGCCCCGGTTCGACATGATCGCCGCATGCCGGGTCAGGCGACCAGTCATCGCCGAAAAATTCACCGATCAGTCCGTCCTTGAGAAAATGCGTGTCAAACAGCGCGATCACCGCGTGAGCGATGGACAGGTCTGCCCCATCACCCGTCGCTTCGAACAGAGCCAGTGACGCTTCGAGCAGATGCATATGCGGGTTCTGTCGCCGCGGCGTCGGTTTGACC
This genomic window from Algimonas porphyrae contains:
- a CDS encoding AGE family epimerase/isomerase, translated to MPENFRHSTPVPEIVPSIDPALRRSAARLRECMAMALPIWAARAQRPDGSWVEHLTLDGTPDLGAERRWRVIGRQAVAYAQGTLAGWHDGTDTARRSFDAYWSQGWTGTHMVHRIGADGTVTDGRHDLYDHAFALLACARMLQVTGNADYHRKAQAVTAYLDRHRHPAGGWYEGTVKPTPRRQNPHMHLLEASLALFEATGDGADLSIAHAVIALFDTHFLKDGLIGEFFGDDWSPDPACGDHVEPGHAVEWVWLLRRYEAATGTDRRCARLSLYDRAFRQRLGRLYDAEQRDGTIDRQTTRLWVQTEAVKAHLAMADAGWAGAAGMAAASIDAMFGTFLRGDGLWNDQLNACDAVLSDTIPVSTLYHIVGMAAEADRLVRGRP